One Mycoavidus sp. B2-EB genomic region harbors:
- a CDS encoding translocation/assembly module TamB domain-containing protein: MKLWRVLGWLTQILLAIAGLLVGALLYASHTEPGTRVLWHVALQLSGGRLSGVLEGGTLATGLRLQQVAWNASGHQIQIDQINGQWGVVRKPWRLKVDELQIGTVDAYLAPAAKASETLPLATLPQTLALPLPFEILALRINRLRLHPAQHSTPNIAHQKDPANAAVTELSALSLRARSDSQTHQLIVEQLTTPLGKLKGALELGAQKPFALSGAVHFLSLPRTKPALPVQQLHLKLSGALEQIVVELDALGTQLTGHAQIEIMPPFATQSATPVTQVKFKIQDSVYAGLPLTGSGHLQLGAKRVVLSATQLLIADNKIRVQGSLGEVGDQLEFTLDAPHLKRLDAFYAGLSGALKATGHLSGQLAAPNIVANYQATKLVLGQTRVAQAKGQIEWGAAAHSVLAWEIDGRNIMLPGLALQTLKARVIGTRARHQLTAAAIGQVGKNPFDLNLAAHGALQNTAAQMRWQGTLTQLENRNSHLTRVTGLPALRLLAPVDLSVEPNRVTLGATQLQIEQATLALRTLIYAPGILRSAGTLKGVEGAELLRLQQVLTGNLHTFKTDLVLDGDWDFSLGETTATGYLQVTRRTGDIRLNTSQRFTALGINALAARIDLSGQRQIHLNLRAQAARLGALDAELASTLSLNQGQWSIAPEAPLSGRIALAAPALRTISALLGPQYIFEGRLAMDLTLAGQFAKPKVSGHLSGDDLAVNLLDEGVALSRGIIRIALSENQVDFRQVEFHGVEGTVRILGGIALDHVNPILSAKLVADKFELFATPDKQLSLSGQATLANRDASGGLAIDGDFKIDHALFDLPATPSPKLGDDVIVMRANDEPAQAVLPVLASDKQCSPGGFLPAAKIHLDLGRDFRFHGAGADLKLRGKLSVLSEFNKPLYAVGDIRVDPGSTYEAFGRKLAIENGYFGFNGPLNNPSINVLAMRRNQEVEVGVQVSGTLRMPHALLISEPNLPDNEKISWLLFGHGSSGGMNLGQVNTAAAAFALLGSVGGKQIAKTIGLDEFSIGESEAGLTDPQVVNLAKALNERFILGYEQGLTTAASIFKATWQFSRSWSITAHTGTLNGVDLLFNRRFD, translated from the coding sequence ATGAAATTGTGGCGCGTGCTTGGCTGGCTAACGCAAATTCTATTGGCCATTGCTGGGTTACTGGTTGGCGCACTCTTATATGCCAGCCATACTGAACCCGGAACGCGCGTGCTCTGGCACGTAGCGTTGCAGCTATCGGGCGGGCGCTTAAGCGGCGTCTTGGAAGGTGGCACGTTAGCGACCGGCTTGCGCTTGCAACAGGTTGCATGGAATGCCTCAGGCCATCAAATTCAGATTGATCAAATCAATGGCCAGTGGGGTGTGGTGCGCAAACCGTGGCGCTTGAAAGTAGATGAGTTGCAGATCGGGACAGTAGACGCGTACTTAGCGCCGGCTGCCAAGGCATCTGAAACGTTGCCCCTGGCAACTTTGCCCCAAACCTTAGCGCTGCCGTTGCCATTTGAAATTCTAGCGCTGCGGATTAACCGTTTGCGTTTGCACCCGGCTCAGCATAGCACGCCGAACATAGCGCATCAAAAAGACCCAGCAAACGCCGCAGTGACTGAGCTAAGCGCTTTAAGCTTGCGTGCGCGCAGCGATAGCCAGACCCATCAGCTCATAGTTGAACAGCTTACTACGCCATTGGGCAAGCTTAAAGGAGCGCTTGAACTGGGTGCTCAAAAACCTTTTGCGCTTAGTGGTGCGGTTCATTTTTTAAGCCTGCCACGCACCAAGCCTGCGCTGCCGGTTCAGCAATTGCATCTAAAGTTATCGGGGGCGCTGGAGCAGATCGTGGTGGAGCTGGATGCGTTAGGCACTCAGCTCACCGGCCATGCTCAGATTGAAATCATGCCACCGTTTGCAACGCAATCTGCAACCCCGGTAACGCAGGTCAAATTTAAAATCCAGGATAGCGTTTATGCAGGCCTGCCGCTCACGGGTTCAGGTCACCTACAATTAGGCGCAAAACGGGTCGTTCTAAGCGCTACGCAGCTCTTGATAGCAGACAATAAAATACGGGTACAAGGGAGTTTAGGGGAAGTAGGCGATCAGCTTGAGTTTACGCTTGACGCGCCTCATCTGAAGCGGCTCGACGCATTTTACGCGGGCTTAAGTGGCGCACTTAAGGCAACCGGACATTTAAGCGGGCAGCTTGCCGCGCCCAATATTGTGGCAAATTATCAAGCCACCAAGCTGGTATTGGGCCAAACCCGTGTAGCGCAAGCCAAGGGCCAAATTGAGTGGGGCGCCGCAGCGCATAGCGTTCTGGCTTGGGAAATCGATGGGCGTAATATCATGCTGCCGGGCTTGGCGCTGCAAACCCTAAAAGCGCGCGTAATAGGCACGCGCGCGCGCCATCAATTAACTGCAGCGGCAATCGGCCAGGTGGGTAAAAATCCGTTTGATCTGAATCTCGCGGCGCACGGGGCATTGCAAAATACTGCAGCGCAGATGCGCTGGCAGGGGACCTTGACCCAACTTGAAAACCGCAATTCGCACCTCACGAGAGTCACAGGATTGCCCGCTTTACGCCTGCTCGCGCCCGTTGACCTTAGCGTCGAACCTAACCGGGTCACCCTTGGGGCGACGCAATTACAGATTGAACAAGCCACGCTAGCGTTACGCACCTTGATTTATGCGCCAGGTATCTTGCGCTCGGCAGGAACCCTCAAAGGTGTGGAGGGCGCTGAGTTATTACGTCTTCAGCAGGTATTAACCGGTAACCTGCATACCTTCAAAACGGACCTGGTGCTGGATGGCGATTGGGATTTCTCTTTGGGGGAAACCACCGCCACCGGCTATCTACAAGTGACGCGGCGCACTGGCGATATACGACTGAATACGAGCCAAAGATTCACGGCGCTTGGTATCAATGCCCTCGCTGCGCGCATTGATTTATCGGGGCAGCGTCAGATTCATCTCAACTTGCGCGCTCAAGCTGCGCGACTTGGTGCATTAGATGCGGAGCTCGCCTCAACCCTGAGTTTAAACCAGGGGCAATGGTCGATTGCGCCTGAGGCGCCGTTATCAGGACGGATTGCGTTGGCTGCGCCTGCGCTTAGAACCATCAGTGCTTTGCTTGGCCCGCAATATATCTTTGAAGGGCGTTTAGCGATGGATCTGACGCTCGCTGGACAATTTGCCAAACCGAAAGTCTCGGGCCACTTAAGTGGCGACGACTTAGCCGTGAATTTGCTTGATGAGGGGGTCGCGCTATCGCGAGGGATTATCCGCATTGCCTTATCTGAAAACCAGGTGGATTTCCGGCAGGTTGAATTTCATGGGGTGGAAGGCACCGTGCGCATTCTTGGCGGGATTGCCTTGGATCATGTGAATCCGATTTTATCGGCCAAGCTGGTGGCGGATAAATTTGAGCTCTTTGCCACCCCAGACAAGCAGCTCTCGCTCTCTGGCCAGGCTACGCTTGCTAATCGAGATGCCTCAGGTGGACTCGCGATCGACGGCGATTTTAAAATCGATCATGCACTCTTTGATTTACCGGCTACGCCTTCGCCCAAGCTCGGCGATGACGTAATCGTCATGCGCGCTAATGATGAACCTGCACAAGCTGTGCTGCCTGTGCTCGCGTCAGACAAACAGTGCTCTCCCGGTGGTTTCTTACCCGCCGCTAAAATCCATCTCGACCTTGGCCGTGATTTCCGTTTTCATGGTGCTGGGGCGGATTTAAAACTGCGTGGTAAATTAAGCGTGTTAAGCGAATTTAACAAACCTCTTTATGCAGTTGGCGATATACGCGTAGATCCAGGCTCAACCTATGAAGCCTTTGGCCGCAAGCTAGCCATTGAAAATGGTTATTTTGGTTTTAATGGACCGCTTAATAATCCAAGCATTAATGTCCTTGCGATGCGGCGCAATCAAGAGGTTGAAGTCGGCGTACAGGTCAGCGGCACCTTACGCATGCCTCACGCGCTTTTAATCTCAGAACCCAATTTACCCGACAATGAAAAAATTTCATGGCTGCTATTTGGGCATGGTAGCAGTGGCGGTATGAATTTAGGGCAAGTCAATACCGCCGCGGCCGCTTTTGCTTTATTAGGCAGCGTAGGCGGCAAGCAGATCGCCAAAACCATTGGTTTAGACGAATTTTCCATAGGCGAAAGCGAGGCCGGGCTCACTGATCCGCAGGTGGTGAACTTGGCTAAAGCCCTGAATGAACGCTTTATCTTAGGCTATGAACAGGGCCTTACGACTGCCGCCAGCATTTTCAAAGCCACTTGGCAATTTTCCCGCAGTTGGTCGATTACCGCCCATACCGGTACGCTCAACGGCGTTGACTTACTGTTTAACCGGCGCTTTGATTAA
- the panD gene encoding aspartate 1-decarboxylase, whose amino-acid sequence MQRIMLKSKIHRATVTHCELHYEGSCAIDENLLEAANIIENEQIEVWNINNGERFSTYAIRAERGSGIISLNGSAARRAQLGDLVIIATFGLFDDTDVRAGNVKPSLIFVDHNNHIKDSREHIPLQTASPR is encoded by the coding sequence ATGCAACGCATTATGCTGAAATCAAAAATCCATCGCGCTACTGTGACTCACTGCGAGCTACACTACGAAGGCTCATGCGCGATCGATGAAAATTTACTCGAAGCCGCCAACATTATAGAAAACGAACAAATTGAAGTTTGGAATATCAATAACGGCGAGCGCTTTTCGACTTATGCAATCCGCGCTGAACGCGGTAGTGGCATTATTTCATTAAATGGCTCAGCAGCACGGCGTGCGCAGTTAGGCGATCTGGTCATCATTGCGACCTTTGGCTTGTTTGATGATACCGATGTGCGCGCAGGCAATGTAAAACCTAGCCTAATTTTTGTGGATCACAATAACCACATTAAAGATAGCCGCGAGCATATCCCGCTGCAAACCGCGTCACCACGGTAG
- a CDS encoding WD40 repeat domain-containing protein, which yields MNLLSKLFMRTSILTSAITYFPAAQPTVKPSCLSLPLEIREEIEKPLDLSSRQAFFKALTTVTRNGAPIDSPALKLHLIKDRIQSQYQGALIRSDGELKKFALSQLQKLSDSGQLDQVVEKSALFELVSLVNDVEVFKFLQEKIQQDTQLKEKLLNWVERSKTEEVQPVAAHALTLLVKAGVSFSGQDFRGIRVPGADLSYGVFDCAQFQDANIKDVNLTGAWLRGANLNGANVTGMELGEKPALKGGAFSYSQNGCWLAVANSRDILLYKTENLQRVHSYTTEHEGYISSIVFSADSRWLVSGSQDGKIKLWNVLGDRSLIHTYVGHSKLVNSVALSSGNLFLASGSKDKTVKLWYASGDRSLAHTYVGHKGSVESIAFSPDGQWLASAGGVGDGKVKLWNVIGKHTLVHTYSWPSMSVNSVAFSADGRWLASGDAKGQIKVWRVLGNHDLMHTCVGHKERVHSVAFSGDGQWLASGSSDHTIKLWSALGNWSLMYTYAGHGSLVSRVAFSVDGKWLTSSGGDAVKTWGVSCERPFSYHYAGHEGSVNSVAFSSDGKWLASGSDDSVVKLWNVSGKHTLIHTYKAWHGHVRSVAFSAESQWLASGSQYSLKLWSTSDSGSSPHEYVGHEFGVRSVAFSADGQWLASGSSDNTVMLWSVLGERSPIHTYTGHSFWVTSVAFSTDGGLLASGSSDNTIKLWKVWGERSLLHTYEGHEKGVNSVALSNDGQWLASGSDDETVKLWHVLGNRSLEYTYAGHEGNVDSVAFSPDGQWLASGSHDSTVRIWSIHSNKCQVTLRGFFGGIHSVAWHSSSDGATVLATGGEDNAVRLWRIPNDLTQEQIMLEWTSQQNSLTTADVFIENVHNLSPENRALLIQRGAA from the coding sequence ATGAACCTTTTAAGTAAACTATTTATGCGCACCTCTATTTTGACTTCTGCCATTACGTACTTTCCGGCGGCACAACCGACCGTAAAACCATCGTGCCTCTCGCTACCCTTAGAAATTCGAGAAGAAATAGAAAAGCCGCTGGATCTTTCGAGTCGGCAGGCTTTTTTTAAAGCACTGACTACAGTGACTCGCAATGGTGCGCCTATAGATTCGCCCGCTCTGAAGCTACATCTGATCAAAGATAGGATTCAATCTCAATATCAAGGGGCGTTAATTCGCTCAGACGGAGAGTTAAAGAAATTTGCATTGAGTCAATTACAAAAGTTATCAGACTCAGGGCAACTCGATCAAGTTGTGGAGAAATCAGCCCTTTTTGAGTTGGTAAGCCTTGTTAATGATGTAGAGGTATTTAAATTTTTACAAGAAAAAATCCAGCAAGATACACAGCTAAAAGAGAAGTTATTGAACTGGGTGGAAAGGTCGAAAACAGAAGAAGTACAGCCTGTAGCCGCTCATGCGTTAACGCTGTTGGTTAAAGCAGGAGTAAGTTTTAGTGGGCAGGATTTCCGTGGAATACGCGTGCCTGGAGCGGATTTAAGTTATGGGGTATTTGATTGTGCTCAATTTCAAGATGCAAATATAAAAGATGTAAATTTGACAGGAGCTTGGCTGAGAGGCGCTAATCTCAATGGAGCCAATGTTACGGGGATGGAGTTGGGTGAAAAGCCAGCTTTAAAAGGGGGGGCCTTTAGTTATTCGCAAAATGGTTGTTGGCTTGCTGTGGCAAATTCTCGCGATATTCTGCTCTACAAAACTGAAAATCTGCAAAGAGTTCATTCCTATACGACAGAGCATGAGGGTTATATCAGTAGTATCGTTTTTTCTGCCGACAGTCGTTGGTTGGTCTCGGGCAGTCAGGATGGGAAGATAAAATTATGGAATGTATTGGGTGATCGTTCTCTCATACATACCTATGTTGGCCACTCAAAATTAGTGAATAGCGTCGCACTTTCATCTGGCAATCTATTTCTAGCGTCTGGGAGTAAAGATAAAACGGTGAAATTATGGTACGCCTCGGGTGACCGCTCTCTGGCGCATACTTATGTCGGGCATAAGGGGAGCGTAGAAAGTATTGCTTTTTCACCTGATGGCCAATGGTTAGCCTCCGCAGGTGGAGTGGGTGACGGAAAAGTCAAGCTATGGAATGTAATTGGCAAGCACACTCTTGTACACACTTATAGTTGGCCCAGTATGTCTGTCAACAGCGTGGCGTTTTCTGCAGATGGGCGCTGGCTGGCATCTGGAGATGCCAAAGGCCAGATAAAAGTATGGCGTGTTTTAGGCAACCACGATCTCATGCACACCTGTGTTGGGCATAAAGAGCGTGTGCATAGCGTCGCCTTTTCGGGCGACGGTCAATGGTTAGCTTCTGGAAGTAGTGACCATACCATCAAACTATGGAGCGCCTTGGGTAACTGGTCTCTTATGTACACCTACGCTGGGCACGGAAGTTTGGTGTCTCGTGTTGCATTCTCGGTCGACGGGAAATGGTTAACCTCTTCAGGCGGGGACGCCGTAAAAACATGGGGAGTTTCGTGCGAGCGCCCTTTTTCATATCACTATGCCGGCCATGAGGGTAGCGTAAATAGTGTCGCATTTTCGTCTGACGGAAAGTGGCTAGCGTCCGGAAGCGATGATAGCGTAGTGAAGTTATGGAACGTCTCGGGCAAGCACACTCTTATACATACGTATAAAGCGTGGCATGGTCACGTAAGGAGTGTCGCGTTTTCCGCCGAGAGTCAATGGTTAGCTTCTGGAAGTCAATATTCTTTAAAATTATGGAGCACTTCTGATAGCGGCTCTTCTCCGCACGAATATGTAGGGCATGAGTTTGGAGTGCGGAGTGTTGCGTTTTCTGCCGACGGCCAGTGGTTAGCCTCCGGAAGTTCTGATAATACAGTGATGCTATGGAGCGTTCTAGGCGAACGCTCTCCGATACATACTTATACAGGACATAGTTTCTGGGTTACAAGCGTGGCTTTTTCCACAGATGGGGGGCTATTAGCGTCTGGGAGTTCTGATAATACAATCAAATTGTGGAAAGTTTGGGGGGAGCGTTCTCTCCTGCACACCTATGAGGGACATGAAAAAGGGGTCAATAGCGTAGCGCTTTCTAATGACGGTCAGTGGTTAGCGTCTGGAAGTGATGATGAGACAGTAAAGCTATGGCATGTCTTAGGCAATCGATCTCTTGAGTATACGTATGCAGGGCATGAGGGCAACGTGGATAGCGTAGCATTTTCGCCAGATGGTCAGTGGTTAGCTTCTGGAAGTCATGATAGTACGGTGAGAATATGGTCTATTCACTCTAATAAATGTCAAGTCACACTGCGAGGGTTTTTCGGTGGCATTCATAGCGTTGCATGGCATTCTTCATCGGATGGGGCTACCGTCCTTGCCACAGGTGGAGAGGATAATGCAGTTCGTCTTTGGAGGATTCCTAATGATTTAACACAAGAGCAAATTATGTTGGAATGGACCTCGCAGCAGAATTCATTGACTACGGCAGATGTATTCATCGAAAATGTCCACAATTTAAGCCCAGAAAACCGAGCTTTGCTTATACAGCGTGGTGCGGCTTAG
- a CDS encoding autotransporter assembly complex family protein produces the protein MRAWHRFCCIGLASIFIFSPESAQAEYTVDINAPRKLKALLKAHLDLARFAKRTDISEEQFEFLVAAAPQQARELAETEGYFSAAVITDVSEFADKHVVTINIDPGPHTTVSSVALNFTGPMQTEDPGRGKAARRGWTLRRGELFSQAAWENSKAASLKALQAERYAAAQITHSQARIDPRTQHAQLEATFESGQTFTIGPIEISGLKRYPEKIIHHVNPLRPGERYSVERLLELQRQVQNTTYFASVTVDVANDAKQPNQVPVKVKVSEYPFHAIRSGIGYSSDTGARVQGHYVYNNMFGRSWILSAQGQFEQRQQNTALRLSMPPDRKAYINSILGSHTRTYIEDTDIRSLRLGAQRARSLQDYDYAWSLLYYEDQLLQNAQAPEVSRALVPGWSWTRRNVDDSMFARQGNIISLATGFAVKGILTEQSFGRFYMHGRQYFPLGKNDVILLRAELGSVLTGGGSDGIPASLLFRAGGANSVRGYSYQSIGHEVDGSVLPAKYLATGSGEYQHWFNRDWGAALFYDVGTATDRWQEKILYQGVGIGVRWRSLVGPINLDLGYGLRERRIRPYLTLGIAF, from the coding sequence ATGCGCGCTTGGCACAGGTTTTGTTGCATTGGACTAGCCAGTATATTTATTTTTTCGCCGGAATCTGCGCAAGCGGAATATACGGTTGATATTAATGCACCGCGCAAGCTCAAAGCATTGCTAAAAGCCCATTTGGATTTGGCGCGTTTCGCAAAACGTACAGATATTAGTGAGGAGCAATTTGAATTTTTAGTCGCCGCAGCGCCGCAGCAAGCGCGCGAACTTGCTGAAACAGAAGGATATTTTAGTGCCGCGGTGATTACAGATGTGAGTGAATTTGCCGATAAACATGTGGTGACGATTAACATTGACCCAGGCCCGCACACGACAGTTTCATCCGTTGCCCTCAATTTTACGGGTCCCATGCAAACTGAAGATCCAGGGCGTGGAAAAGCGGCGCGGCGCGGCTGGACTTTGCGGCGTGGCGAGCTATTTAGCCAAGCTGCTTGGGAAAATTCTAAAGCGGCTTCACTCAAAGCGTTGCAAGCAGAACGCTATGCCGCGGCCCAAATTACGCACTCGCAAGCGCGGATTGACCCCCGCACGCAGCACGCCCAACTTGAGGCCACTTTTGAGAGTGGCCAAACTTTTACGATCGGGCCGATCGAAATTAGCGGCCTAAAACGTTATCCTGAAAAAATCATTCACCATGTGAATCCATTGCGACCGGGCGAACGTTATAGCGTGGAACGGTTGCTTGAGTTGCAAAGGCAAGTGCAAAACACCACGTACTTTGCCAGTGTTACAGTCGATGTGGCGAATGATGCAAAGCAGCCCAACCAAGTTCCAGTCAAGGTAAAAGTCAGCGAATATCCATTTCATGCGATTCGTTCGGGGATTGGCTACTCATCGGATACAGGCGCTCGAGTGCAAGGTCACTATGTCTATAACAATATGTTTGGCCGTAGTTGGATCTTGAGTGCGCAAGGGCAGTTTGAACAGCGCCAGCAAAACACTGCATTGCGCTTATCGATGCCTCCTGATCGCAAAGCCTATATTAATAGTATCTTAGGATCTCACACTCGTACTTATATCGAAGATACGGATATCCGCAGCTTGCGGCTCGGTGCGCAACGCGCGCGCTCACTGCAAGATTATGATTATGCATGGTCTTTGCTGTATTACGAAGATCAGCTGCTGCAAAATGCGCAAGCGCCAGAGGTGAGTCGAGCGCTTGTGCCAGGTTGGTCGTGGACGCGACGCAATGTCGATGATTCGATGTTCGCGCGCCAAGGTAATATTATTTCGTTAGCAACCGGGTTTGCCGTCAAAGGCATTCTGACTGAGCAGTCATTTGGCCGGTTCTATATGCATGGACGTCAGTATTTTCCACTTGGAAAAAATGATGTCATTTTATTGCGCGCAGAATTGGGCAGCGTTTTGACGGGGGGGGGCTCAGATGGCATTCCAGCTTCATTATTATTTCGCGCGGGGGGCGCTAATTCAGTGCGCGGCTACAGCTATCAAAGTATTGGCCATGAAGTAGATGGCTCGGTTCTACCCGCTAAATATTTGGCGACTGGCAGCGGCGAATATCAGCATTGGTTTAATCGGGATTGGGGGGCGGCCCTATTTTATGACGTGGGTACTGCAACCGATCGCTGGCAAGAGAAAATCCTCTATCAAGGGGTCGGTATCGGGGTGCGCTGGCGTAGTCTGGTAGGTCCAATAAATTTAGATTTGGGGTATGGATTGCGGGAGCGTAGAATTCGCCCCTATTTAACGCTTGGAATCGCATTCTGA
- the panC gene encoding pantoate--beta-alanine ligase: MKIIHSIQELRDQLRGQNRAAFIPTMGNLHEGHLSLIRLAHQHGDPVIASIFVNRLQFGPQEDFDQYPRTFKADLEKLQQENVYVLFAPRETDLYPEPQHYRVQPPNGISSILEGEFRPDYFQGMCTVVMKLFGCVQPRIAVFGKKDYQQLMIVRAMSQQFALPTEIIAAETVRAEDGLALSSRNMYLNPAERAEAPRLFKTLSDLRHKILIEKRSDFARLEQEAVTQLSAHGWAPQYIAIRKQVDLQAPAAHETEAPLVAVAAAKLGATRLIDNLEI; this comes from the coding sequence ATGAAAATCATTCATTCGATTCAAGAACTACGCGATCAATTACGCGGACAAAATCGCGCGGCTTTTATACCTACCATGGGCAATTTGCATGAAGGGCACTTATCGCTCATACGACTGGCTCATCAGCATGGTGACCCGGTCATCGCCAGCATCTTTGTCAATCGCTTGCAATTTGGGCCGCAAGAAGATTTTGACCAGTATCCCCGTACTTTTAAAGCGGACCTAGAAAAACTGCAACAGGAAAACGTCTATGTATTATTCGCGCCCCGCGAAACCGATTTATACCCAGAACCTCAGCATTATCGCGTGCAACCACCGAATGGAATCAGCTCAATCCTCGAAGGTGAATTCCGGCCTGACTACTTTCAAGGGATGTGCACCGTAGTGATGAAGCTATTTGGCTGTGTGCAGCCACGGATTGCGGTATTCGGTAAAAAAGACTATCAACAACTCATGATTGTGCGAGCGATGAGCCAGCAATTTGCATTACCCACTGAAATTATCGCGGCCGAAACGGTACGCGCTGAGGATGGCCTAGCACTTTCTTCACGCAATATGTATCTGAACCCAGCAGAACGTGCTGAAGCGCCGAGGTTATTTAAAACATTATCTGATCTGCGCCACAAAATTCTCATAGAAAAACGTAGCGACTTCGCTAGGCTTGAACAAGAAGCCGTCACTCAGCTTAGCGCGCATGGTTGGGCGCCGCAATATATCGCCATTCGCAAACAAGTTGATCTACAAGCCCCGGCTGCGCATGAGACAGAGGCGCCATTAGTCGCCGTCGCAGCGGCTAAACTGGGCGCCACGCGGCTGATCGACAATCTTGAAATTTAA
- a CDS encoding cobalamin-binding protein: MKYVLYLLFGLLALGPCRVYATLQLIDDSGAVITLSVPAKRVISLAPHITELIYAAGGGATLRGAVMYSDYPEAAKQLPRVGDYQALDLERIIALKPDLVIAWRYGNVERQLEALRKLGIPIFYSAPRHLDDIALTLENFGTLLGTRATAAPAATVLRADLNALRQRYAQRAPIRVFYQISEHPLITLNGKQIASEVITLCGGRNVFAHLAPIAPVISAEAVLAANPQAIIVTRPSGSATEQPLSSLERWRKWPQLAATQHHALFSLHADLIDRPTPRIAQGAAQLCEALATARNRLGLSDLSPFNLQN, encoded by the coding sequence ATGAAATACGTCTTATATCTGCTATTTGGATTACTGGCACTAGGACCTTGCCGGGTCTATGCAACCCTCCAACTCATAGACGACAGCGGCGCAGTCATAACCCTTTCCGTGCCAGCAAAACGTGTGATTAGCCTAGCGCCACATATCACCGAATTGATTTACGCCGCCGGTGGCGGAGCCACGTTGCGCGGGGCTGTCATGTATAGCGATTACCCAGAGGCGGCGAAACAATTGCCACGCGTAGGCGATTACCAAGCGCTTGATTTAGAGCGCATCATCGCTTTAAAACCTGATTTAGTTATTGCTTGGCGGTATGGCAATGTGGAACGTCAATTGGAAGCCTTGCGCAAACTGGGGATCCCGATTTTTTATAGCGCACCGCGCCACCTCGACGATATTGCGCTGACGCTTGAAAACTTCGGCACCTTACTGGGCACCCGCGCTACCGCCGCGCCAGCAGCCACTGTATTGCGCGCAGACCTTAACGCGCTGCGGCAGCGCTATGCGCAGCGTGCGCCAATCCGGGTGTTTTATCAAATATCTGAGCACCCTCTGATAACGCTAAACGGTAAACAGATCGCCAGCGAGGTGATTACATTATGCGGTGGGCGCAATGTGTTTGCGCATTTAGCACCAATCGCCCCAGTTATTTCTGCAGAAGCCGTATTGGCGGCTAACCCGCAGGCAATCATTGTTACGCGCCCTAGTGGTAGCGCAACCGAGCAGCCGCTATCAAGCCTTGAGCGCTGGCGTAAATGGCCTCAACTGGCCGCCACCCAGCATCATGCACTTTTTTCGCTTCATGCGGATTTAATCGACCGCCCTACTCCACGCATTGCACAGGGTGCAGCGCAGCTTTGTGAGGCGCTGGCTACAGCGCGCAATCGGTTAGGACTTAGCGACTTGTCTCCGTTTAACCTCCAGAATTAA
- a CDS encoding DUF3460 family protein: MKRHYQSEVTQFINHLKQQKPMLEETQRRGRLLLWDRPPINLDERARQQTSRIKQTPYVYY, encoded by the coding sequence ATGAAACGTCACTATCAGTCCGAGGTTACTCAATTTATTAACCACCTCAAACAGCAAAAGCCTATGCTCGAAGAGACGCAGCGCCGCGGACGCTTATTGTTGTGGGATAGACCACCGATTAATCTAGATGAACGGGCACGGCAGCAAACCTCCCGTATCAAACAAACGCCCTACGTTTATTATTAA